A window of Numenius arquata chromosome 6, bNumArq3.hap1.1, whole genome shotgun sequence contains these coding sequences:
- the EIF3M gene encoding eukaryotic translation initiation factor 3 subunit M isoform X2, whose protein sequence is MSVPAFIDITEEDQVRKWISDWNLGTEKKHTLLRLLYDVLVDCKKSDTAAKVMVELLGSYTEDNASQARVDAHRCIVRALKDPNTFLFDHLLALKPVKFLEGELIHDLLTIFVSAKLASYVKFYQNNKDFIDSLGLLHEHNMAKMRLLTFMGMAVENKEISFDTMQQELQIGADDVEAFVIDAVKTKMVYCKIDQTQRKVVVSHSTHRTFGKQQWQQLYDTLNTWKQNLNQVKNSLLSLSDT, encoded by the exons GTCCGAAAATGGATTTCTGACTGGAATCTGGGCACAGAGAAAAAGCATACACTTCTGAGGCTGCTGTATGATGTCCTAGTAGACTGCAAAAAAAG tgaCACTGCAGCAAAAGTAATGGTGGAGCTACTGGGAAGTTACACAGAGGACAACGCTTCCCAGGCTAGAGTTGATGCTCACAG ATGTATTGTACGAGCATTGAAGGATCCAAATACCTTTCTCTTTGATCATCTTCTTGCCTTAAAACCAGTCAAGTTTTTGGAAGGGGAACTTATTCATGAT CTTTTGACAATTTTTGTAAGTGCTAAACTAGCATCCTATGTCAAGTTTTATCAGAACAACAAAGACTTCATTGACTCCCTCG GCTTGTTGCACGAACACAACATGGCAAAAATGAGGCTACTTACTTTCATGGGAATGGCTGTAGAGAATAAAGAAATATCATTTGACACAATGCAACAGGAACTTCAGATTGGAGCTGACGATGTAGAAGCGTTTGTTATTGATG CTGTAAAGACAAAGATGGTGTATTGCAAAATAGATCAGACACAGAGGAAAGTAGTTGTCAG TCACAGCACACATCGGACTTTTGGAAAGCAGCAATGGCAGCAACTGTACGACACTCTAAACACCTGGAAACAAAATTTGAATCAAGTGAAAAACAGTCTCCTCAGTCTCTCAGacacctaa